The following proteins are co-located in the Dehalococcoidia bacterium genome:
- a CDS encoding glutaredoxin family protein — MSVKEHIKHVSGSKKRNVTLYTLSTCGWCKKTKSMLNDMKMEYDYVDVDLLQGDDKEEALGEVRKWNPACSFPTMVIDDNRCIVGFKEDEIKRLA; from the coding sequence ATGTCAGTCAAGGAACACATCAAACATGTAAGCGGTAGCAAGAAGAGGAATGTTACTCTCTACACCCTCAGTACCTGCGGATGGTGCAAGAAGACCAAGTCGATGCTCAATGATATGAAGATGGAGTACGACTATGTGGATGTGGACCTTCTCCAGGGCGACGATAAAGAGGAGGCTCTCGGGGAAGTCCGTAAATGGAATCCGGCATGCTCATTTCCCACCATGGTAATCGATGACAACCGGTGCATTGTGGGGTTCAAGGAAGACGAGATCAAGAGGTTGGCATAA